In Phragmites australis chromosome 16, lpPhrAust1.1, whole genome shotgun sequence, one DNA window encodes the following:
- the LOC133896279 gene encoding zinc finger protein CONSTANS-LIKE 4-like yields MSAAGERKEKGAGGACELCGAAARVYCSADEATLCWGCDAQVHGANFLVARHARALLCRGCARPTPWRAAGPRLGPTASLCDRCVRRGAGVGGDEEMTGEGDGHGDEEDDDSEDEEEDEEEEGEGENQVVPWAEEAEATPPPVASSTSSSSREVAANDAECAKEDVPCSTSQSSLCHYSSSPGHGGRSDEATSSRNGGRFLASRHRKRSPSDFFSSGSTRALVKMTLPEAT; encoded by the exons ATGTCTGCGGCaggggagaggaaggagaagggcgccggcggcgcGTGCGAGCTgtgcggcgcggcggcgcgggtgTACTGCAGCGCAGACGAGGCCACGCTCTGCTGGGGCTGCGATGCGCAGGTGCACGGCGCCAACTTCCTCGTGGCGCGCCACGCGCGCGCGCTGCTGTGCCGGGGCTGCGCGCGGCCCACGCCGTGGCGCGCCGCGGGGCCGCGCCTGGGTCCCACTGCCTCCCTCTGCGACCGCTGCGtccgccgcggcgccggcgtGGGGGGCGACGAGGAGATGACCGGCGAGGGCGACGGCCACGGGgacgaggaggatgacgacagcgaggacgaggaggaggacgaggaagaggaaggggagggggagAACCAGGTCGTGCCGTGGGCGGAGGAAGCGGAGGCCACGCCGCCGCCCGTCGCGAGCTCCACCTCGAGCAGCAGCCGGGAAGTCGCCGCGAATGACGCCGAGTGCGCAAAG GAAGACGTGCCGTGCTCGACGTCCCAGTCGAGCTTGTGCCACTACTCGTCGTCGCCGGGCCACGGCGGCCGGAGCGACGAGGCCACCTCCTCCAGAAATGGCGGCCGGTTCCTCGCCTCCCGGCACAGGAAGCGATCACCTTCGGATTTCTTCAGCTCGGGGTCAACGCGGGCATTGGTCAAAATGA CTTTACCTGAGGCAACTTGA